From Gemmatimonadaceae bacterium:
GTTACCCCGTGGCACCACAACAGCGGCTGCCAGCCCGTGACGCCTAGCGGCCAGCCCGATCGACTGACCGTGATTTCCCCGCGTTGCCGTGACTACACCGGTTACACCGGGCTCCGTCCGGCGGAGGTGGTCGAGGTACGTGATGCCGCCGCGTACCTTGAACGCCCCCACCGGGGTCTGGTTCTCGTGCTTCACCCACACCTCCGCCCCTGTTCGCGCCGAGAGCGCCGGCCAGGACTGCTGAGGTGTCGGTGGCATAACCGTGTAAACGAGCGCGGCTGCGGACTCCAGCTCGTCGAGCGATGGAAGCGGAAAGCTCATCGCCATCTTTCTACTGTGTGTTCCATGGGACTCCTGGAAGGGCAGAACCGGCAATGCACATGCCAATTGCTGAGTGTTGTCGCCCGCGCCCGGTGACACTCCAGACGGCGAGCCTCTTGACTAGACGGACTAGTTCGTTAGACTCTGCATCCATGCGCGATACCTACTCATTATATGAGGCGAAGGCGAAGCTGTCGGCAATCGTTCGGCGGGTTAGAGAAGGGCATAGTGTGACTGTCACTCTTCGCGGCGAGCCAGTTGCGGAAATCCGGCCTATCGCGGCGCCGGCGCCAGGGCTCGACGCCCGGCTCAAAGAGCTCGAGGATCGCGGCACGATTTCTCCCGCTGTTGGAAGATTTGTCCGCGTTCGTCCGGTTGCCCGAAGGCCCGGAGCACTCAAGCGGTTTCTGGATGAACGCGATTGAGCACGCTGGCCTACGTGGATGCCTCGTGCATGGTGTCCATCGCGTTCGGTGAACCGGGATCGACAACCCTCGAAAGGAAGCTGACGAGCTTCGATCAGATATGTTCTTCCAGTCTGCTGGACGCGGAACTCAGGTCCGCCATGGCGCGGGAGCGCGTCCCGGCGCCTCCCGAACTGCTCGCCAAAGTTCGCTGGATCATGCCAGATCGGCCTTTAAACGGCGAGATCGGCCGCGTGTTGAACGCCGGTTACGTCAGGGGCGCCGACTGCTGGCATCTCGCCACCGCGCTCTACCTGGCGCCGGAACCGGCCGATATCAGTTTCCTTACACTCGATCTTCGGCAACGCGGCGTTGCCCGGGCGCTTGGATTCAAAAACTGACTGCGGACGGTAGCGGCCTGCAAAACAAAGGGGGCCGTCGCCAAAGACGGCCCCCTTTTTGTCCTCCCTCCGAAGGAGACTACAACCGGCTATCTGTCGGATCGAGGCCCGGCTTCGATGCCGGATTGCCGTCCACCCGATCCTTCACATTATCGACTGCACCGATCACTGTGTTCGCGGCTCCGCGGGTCGTGTCGGCCGCGCGGTCGGAGAGATCGTCACCGCTCTCGCTCATGCGATTCTTCGCCTCGCGCGACGTCACCGACGTATTGCGTGAGTACGCTTCCTCGGCATACGGACGAACAGTCGCCCAGTCGCCGTGCTTTGCGCGGAGATCGTTGCTCCAGCCCTTTTGCAAATCCGTTTCTACAGTCTCGAAGCTTTTGCCGTTGTAATCGGGATTCTCGCTGGCGAGATGGCCCAGCTGGTATGCGGGTCGAATGTCGTCGTAGCTCCGGTCAGCGAGGCGATCCGACCGCCCTTCATACGCTGTGCGGTAATGTTTGTCGTCGTTATCGCCAAATCGCGATGCAGCCTCGGAGACAGCGCGACCTGTCCACCATCCACCAGCAGCACCGGCGATAGCTCCAATGATCGTTCCGATAGGCCCGCCAACAGACCCAATGGCAGCACCTGCGGCAACGCCTGAAATGCTTCCAACCGCCTCGCCCACCACGTCTCCAGTGCTTGGATTATCATCGTGATGCAGTACGCCGCCCTTCTCGGGCTTCAGCTTGTCGTCGTGCTCCATAATTCCTCCTGGAATCAAACTCGCGGGTACGTTACTTGTACCTCCAGGATGGCAATATTGAGACCACTTTTCTGCAAATGCCCTCTACCGATCCCGATGCTCCGGTGAAGAAAGAGATTACGACAGTCAACATCGGAACACAGGGGTGGAATTACGACGCCTGGGTCGGGCCATTCTTTCCCGTCAACACACGCGCGCCCGATTTTCTCTCCGTCTACTCCCGGGCCTTCAGCACTGTCGAGGTCGATTCGACCTTCTATGGGGTGCCTGCCGCGACGACGTTCCAGAGCTGGTTCGACCGCACTCCCGCGGACTTCGTTTTTTCTCTAAAGTTGCCGCAGGAAGTCACGCACGAACAGCGACTTCGCGACACTTCGGGAGTGTCCGAGGAGTTTTACGAGAGAGCACGCCTGCTCGGCACGAAACTCGGCCCGATCCTCGTTCAGCTCGGACCGAGCTTCGACCCCGGCGAGCTTCCCGCGCTGGTGGATTTCATCGGAAAGATTCCGGACGATCTGCGAGTCGCCGTCGAATTCCGCCATCGGGGATGGCTCAATGAAGGGGTTGTTGCATTCCTGCGCGATCGCGGTATTGCCCTCGCCCTCGTTGAAGGGCGATGGTTTCCGCGCCGGCTCATGCTCGCTCTTGCCGCGCGCCCAACGGCAGACTTCGCGTATATCCGCTGGATGGGACCCAACCGTGACCTTGTCGATTACTCGCGAGTGCAGGTGGACCGAACCCGGGAGGTCGAAGCGTGGACCCGCGCAATGCTCGAGATGCGAGGCGGTGTCAACGACATCTTTGGTTACGTGGCCAACACCTTCAGCGGTCACAGCCCGGCAACCGCGCGTGACCTTCAGCGACGAATGGGACAACGGCCCGTCGACCCGGACCTGCTCGGCGATCAGCTATCGCTGTTCTGATGCTCTGAATGGATTCCAGTCGGACGCGCGGCGGTCACGCCGCGAATCTCCTTACATTGTAGTCATGAGGGTTCGCACCGCATCGATGGCCGCCGTCTCGCTCGCAATCGCGGCCGCTTGCGCGAGTCTCGGAGTGTGGCAGCTCTCGCGGCTCGATTCACGCCGCGACTTCAATCAGATCCTCGCCCGGCGGCTTGCGGTTCCACCGGTTGAAGTGTCGCGGTTGCCCGCCGACACGGCCAACGCACGCTATCGCCGGGCGACGATAGCCGGAACGTACGATTACGCGAACGAGTTCGTGCTGATGAGCCGCACCCGCCAAGGTTCACCTGGAGTGAACATCGTTACTCCCGTTCGCATCGCGGGCAGCGATACGGCGATTCTCGTCAATCGGGGATGGGTCTACGCACCTGACGCCATGACAGTGGATCTCAGGAAATGGCGTGAGAAGGACTCGGTCGCCGGTATCGGCTATGTCGCGACCTATCCGCCGCCGCGCAGCGGCAACGCTGCCTCCGCCAGTCGTCCGAACGCCTACCGGTGGCTTGATTACCGGGTATTGAGAAACCGGTTGCCATACCCGATCGCCCCGTATCACCTGGTGCTCGCCGCCGACACGACGCCCGTGCCGCGAGACCTGCCGCAAAGCAATCCTCCGCGGCTGCCGGCGCCAATGATGGATCAGGGCCCGCACCTCTCTTATGCGTTCCAGTGGTTTTCATTCGCCACCATATCTATCATTGGCACATACGTCCTCCTGAGGCGCAAATGACGGACGCATCGCAGATGCTCGCGACCGAAAAGGAAGCGCGTGACACAGCAGAGTCGGCGCGCGAGACCGAATGGGAGCATCCGAGCTTCGCTCGCGAGCTCTTCCTCGGCAGATTCCGTCCCGACCTGATCCATCCGCATCCGCCGAACGACCCCATCGAGGCGGCCCGCGCAAAGCCGTTTCTCGACCGTCTGACGAGTTTCATGGACAGGGTGAATTCCGACGAGATCGACCGCACGGGCGAGATACCCGAGCCGGTAGTGCAGGAGCTGCGTGACATGGGGGCGTTCGGAATCAAGATTCCGACGGAATACGGCGGGCTCGGGCTCTCGCAGATGACCTACATTCGCGCGATGGAGATAGTCGCGTCCAAGGACGGATCACTGATCGCGCTACTGTCCGCCAGTCAGTCAATCGGCGTTCCGCAGCCGCTCAAGATTTTCGGAACGGACGATCAGAAACAGAGATTTTTTCCAC
This genomic window contains:
- a CDS encoding type II toxin-antitoxin system prevent-host-death family antitoxin, whose protein sequence is MRDTYSLYEAKAKLSAIVRRVREGHSVTVTLRGEPVAEIRPIAAPAPGLDARLKELEDRGTISPAVGRFVRVRPVARRPGALKRFLDERD
- a CDS encoding PIN domain-containing protein, translating into MSTLAYVDASCMVSIAFGEPGSTTLERKLTSFDQICSSSLLDAELRSAMARERVPAPPELLAKVRWIMPDRPLNGEIGRVLNAGYVRGADCWHLATALYLAPEPADISFLTLDLRQRGVARALGFKN
- a CDS encoding DUF72 domain-containing protein: MYLQDGNIETTFLQMPSTDPDAPVKKEITTVNIGTQGWNYDAWVGPFFPVNTRAPDFLSVYSRAFSTVEVDSTFYGVPAATTFQSWFDRTPADFVFSLKLPQEVTHEQRLRDTSGVSEEFYERARLLGTKLGPILVQLGPSFDPGELPALVDFIGKIPDDLRVAVEFRHRGWLNEGVVAFLRDRGIALALVEGRWFPRRLMLALAARPTADFAYIRWMGPNRDLVDYSRVQVDRTREVEAWTRAMLEMRGGVNDIFGYVANTFSGHSPATARDLQRRMGQRPVDPDLLGDQLSLF
- a CDS encoding SURF1 family protein, translated to MRVRTASMAAVSLAIAAACASLGVWQLSRLDSRRDFNQILARRLAVPPVEVSRLPADTANARYRRATIAGTYDYANEFVLMSRTRQGSPGVNIVTPVRIAGSDTAILVNRGWVYAPDAMTVDLRKWREKDSVAGIGYVATYPPPRSGNAASASRPNAYRWLDYRVLRNRLPYPIAPYHLVLAADTTPVPRDLPQSNPPRLPAPMMDQGPHLSYAFQWFSFATISIIGTYVLLRRK